Proteins encoded together in one Prevotella scopos JCM 17725 window:
- a CDS encoding TonB-dependent receptor has translation MANNLKTRRRFLLRCLLVMVLSLIPTMLLAQRGNVSLNLQNEEISRFIRQVEQQTNYTFVYRNNVLNSKTKVTLVCKNWPLEKALTHVFSPHGIQYSFNNNTIVLSLAPVAKERVESSEQKKAVAINEREQYTPEKHKISGVVLEANGDPIIGASVFVKGTTIGTATNTDGEFTIEAPANSVLSISYIGFATREVAAKSGANLKITLKEDEAQALNEVVVVGYGTQKKATVTGAIASVSTKDLVQTPQANISNMLVGKMPGLIAMQRSGAPGEDNSTLLIRGVSTFSDNTAPLVMIDGVERPNYNGLDPNEIESVSILKDASATAIYGVRGANGVILITTRKGQKGKPHLSYSGNFAVQSPTALPHYLNSAEYCEMYNEALKNDAYTKGTSYVPRFTEADIQLYRDGTDPIMHPSTDWVGKFLRKASLRTQHNFNISGGTDRMKYFISAGFFNQGGMYKYTKVDRNHDVNASDTRYNFRSNLDFNITQDFKATVQLSTQINNIRTPGIGNSELWKEISWATPLGTPGMVDGKLVRLENTIDDENPWQALLNNGYNNTYANTINSTLRFDYDLSRLLLKGLSVHASTSYDSYYYSKRLSVKTMQTFVPKVDPSDPTNIILVPQNEESTWGGGFNYGKNRKVYFEAGIHFDRTFGKHHTTALLLYNQSKYYSPSLAYHVPNAYQGIVGRVTYGYASRYLAEFNMGYNGTENFAAGRRFGFFPAVSAGWVVSEEPFFPKNDWLVYMKLRATYGEVGNDKIGGDRFLYLPSVYGSTSGNLSGYNFGSSANPVYSQMIEEKRLGNPLLTWEKARKLNLGVDMNFLKNHLTVSFDYFKERRNNILSNRNSAPMLIGASLPAYNMGEMENSGFEFDVNYRNKIRDFNYWGRFNYSFARNKILFQDEVPEKYAYQMRTGRRVGQFFGLLSNGFYNSWEEINALDRPVSSWNGNRLQPGDIRYVDVNKDGKIDMYDMVPIGYSPTPEIIYGFSAGFNWRGFDCSALFQGASHVSIKYFGRALWPFINAHNSAKTLILERWTQDRYDRGENISFPRLSMSPSRDTDNNYQDSDFWIRNANYLRLKNLELGYTFNKKQLKALGLESLRVFISGTNLFTWTDVIDLDPEAPSRGGATEINTYPLQKIYNMGINIQF, from the coding sequence ATGGCAAACAATCTAAAAACAAGAAGGAGATTCCTTCTGCGTTGCTTGTTGGTTATGGTATTATCACTTATACCGACAATGTTGTTGGCGCAGCGTGGTAATGTGAGCCTAAATCTCCAAAACGAAGAAATCAGTCGGTTTATTCGGCAAGTTGAACAACAAACGAATTACACATTTGTGTATCGTAACAATGTACTTAACTCTAAGACGAAAGTAACATTGGTATGTAAGAACTGGCCTTTAGAGAAAGCCCTTACACATGTGTTTTCTCCTCATGGAATTCAATATTCTTTCAACAATAATACTATTGTATTAAGCCTTGCCCCTGTGGCAAAGGAAAGAGTTGAGAGTTCTGAACAAAAAAAGGCAGTAGCTATTAATGAGCGGGAACAATATACACCAGAGAAGCATAAAATCTCGGGTGTTGTTCTTGAGGCAAATGGTGATCCAATCATCGGTGCGAGTGTCTTTGTAAAAGGAACAACGATAGGAACAGCTACGAATACCGATGGAGAGTTTACGATAGAAGCTCCAGCAAATAGCGTACTTTCTATTTCATACATTGGTTTTGCTACTCGTGAGGTAGCTGCGAAGAGTGGTGCCAATCTGAAGATTACCTTAAAGGAAGATGAAGCACAAGCCCTTAATGAAGTTGTTGTCGTAGGTTATGGTACACAGAAGAAGGCAACCGTAACAGGTGCTATTGCATCAGTGTCAACAAAAGACTTGGTACAAACCCCACAGGCAAATATTAGTAATATGTTGGTCGGTAAGATGCCAGGACTTATTGCTATGCAGAGAAGTGGTGCGCCAGGTGAAGACAACTCAACCCTTTTGATTCGTGGTGTGAGTACATTCTCAGACAACACAGCCCCTTTAGTAATGATTGATGGTGTAGAGCGTCCAAATTACAATGGACTCGACCCTAATGAAATTGAGTCGGTAAGTATTCTTAAGGATGCTTCTGCTACTGCTATCTATGGTGTACGTGGTGCGAATGGTGTTATCTTAATAACAACTCGAAAAGGTCAGAAAGGTAAGCCACACTTGAGTTATTCTGGTAATTTCGCAGTTCAATCACCTACAGCTTTACCACATTATTTAAATAGTGCAGAATATTGTGAGATGTATAATGAAGCTTTGAAAAATGATGCTTACACAAAGGGTACATCTTATGTTCCACGCTTTACCGAAGCAGATATTCAGCTCTATCGTGATGGAACAGACCCTATTATGCATCCAAGTACTGACTGGGTGGGTAAGTTCTTGCGTAAGGCTTCTCTCCGTACACAGCACAACTTCAATATTTCAGGTGGTACAGATCGTATGAAGTACTTTATCTCTGCTGGTTTCTTCAATCAAGGAGGTATGTACAAATATACGAAGGTAGATCGTAATCACGATGTGAATGCTTCTGACACACGTTATAACTTCCGTTCAAATCTCGATTTTAATATCACACAGGACTTTAAGGCAACTGTACAACTGTCAACACAAATCAATAATATCCGTACTCCTGGTATTGGTAATAGTGAACTTTGGAAAGAGATTTCTTGGGCAACACCATTGGGTACTCCAGGTATGGTAGATGGAAAGTTGGTACGTCTTGAGAATACAATTGATGATGAGAATCCATGGCAAGCATTGTTGAACAATGGTTATAACAATACCTATGCTAACACCATTAACTCAACTTTGCGTTTTGACTATGATTTGTCACGTTTATTGTTGAAAGGTCTTTCAGTTCATGCAAGTACTTCTTATGACAGCTATTACTACAGTAAACGTCTCTCGGTGAAAACCATGCAGACTTTCGTTCCTAAGGTAGACCCAAGTGATCCAACGAATATCATCCTTGTACCACAAAACGAAGAAAGCACTTGGGGTGGAGGATTCAATTACGGAAAGAACAGAAAGGTTTATTTCGAGGCTGGAATCCACTTTGATCGTACATTTGGAAAGCATCATACTACTGCTCTCTTGCTCTATAATCAGAGTAAATATTACTCACCAAGCCTTGCCTATCATGTGCCTAATGCCTATCAAGGTATTGTAGGTCGTGTGACCTATGGTTATGCTAGTCGCTACTTGGCAGAGTTTAACATGGGTTATAATGGTACAGAGAACTTTGCTGCAGGTCGTCGATTTGGTTTCTTCCCTGCTGTATCTGCAGGTTGGGTAGTCAGTGAAGAACCTTTCTTCCCAAAGAATGATTGGCTTGTTTATATGAAATTGAGAGCAACCTATGGTGAAGTAGGTAATGATAAGATTGGTGGTGACCGCTTCTTATATCTGCCTTCTGTTTATGGCTCAACAAGTGGAAACCTTTCTGGTTATAACTTTGGTTCATCAGCTAACCCTGTTTATTCGCAGATGATAGAGGAAAAACGTTTGGGTAACCCATTGTTGACATGGGAGAAAGCTCGTAAGTTGAATCTTGGTGTTGATATGAACTTCCTCAAGAATCATTTGACAGTTTCGTTTGATTACTTTAAGGAGCGTCGTAATAACATCCTCTCAAATCGAAACAGTGCGCCAATGTTGATTGGTGCTTCTTTGCCAGCTTACAATATGGGTGAGATGGAGAACTCTGGTTTCGAATTTGATGTAAACTATCGTAATAAGATACGCGACTTCAACTACTGGGGGCGTTTCAACTATTCTTTTGCGCGCAATAAAATTCTCTTCCAAGATGAAGTTCCTGAAAAGTATGCTTATCAGATGCGTACAGGTCGTCGTGTAGGTCAGTTCTTTGGTCTTCTCTCTAATGGCTTTTATAATTCTTGGGAAGAAATCAATGCGCTCGACCGCCCCGTAAGCAGTTGGAATGGTAATCGTTTGCAGCCTGGTGATATCCGCTATGTTGACGTAAATAAGGATGGAAAGATTGATATGTATGACATGGTGCCAATAGGTTATTCACCTACTCCAGAGATAATCTATGGATTCTCTGCAGGATTTAACTGGCGTGGCTTTGACTGTTCAGCACTCTTCCAAGGTGCCTCACACGTTTCTATTAAGTACTTTGGTCGTGCATTGTGGCCATTCATCAATGCCCATAATAGTGCTAAGACTTTGATTTTGGAACGTTGGACACAAGACCGTTATGACCGTGGTGAAAACATTAGTTTCCCTCGTTTGTCAATGAGTCCATCGCGTGATACTGATAACAACTATCAGGATTCAGACTTCTGGATTCGCAATGCTAACTATTTGCGTCTGAAAAACTTAGAGCTTGGTTATACCTTTAATAAGAAGCAGCTCAAGGCATTGGGATTGGAAAGTCTGAGAGTGTTCATTAGTGGAACAAACTTGTTTACTTGGACAGATGTTATTGACTTGGATCCAGAGGCTCCATCAAGAGGAGGAGCAACTGAGATTAATACCTACCCATTGCAGAAAATCTATAACATGGGTATAAATATTCAATTCTAA
- a CDS encoding FecR family protein produces MEKKFEELYKQYLSGQISQMDFELLKNKVPLTSDEELWDLMCDDLSTSSESVKMSSESQQRILQNIYANVKEEKRQTRVRRFLRYAAMFVLMLSLVGGSYWWINSLAPSAPVYTYVSVKAGSKRTITLPDGTRVTLNGNSQLCYNVVPQKHREVVLTKGEAFFDVTKDASCPFRVKVNDMQIEVLGTEFNVRYHEDAIETALFSGAVRLTSEALKEDYRLYPGKKSIYKLASHQLKICDNDATTDARWKEGYLAFNSKALAEVLHEIEDWYGVRIQLRNKKLANDLLTGTFYNESLESVLSSLKMQYKFNYHTDNGTIIIE; encoded by the coding sequence ATGGAAAAGAAATTCGAAGAATTATATAAGCAATATTTATCGGGACAAATATCTCAAATGGATTTTGAGCTATTGAAAAATAAGGTTCCGCTCACATCAGATGAGGAGTTGTGGGATTTAATGTGTGATGATTTATCTACATCGTCAGAGTCTGTAAAGATGAGTAGTGAGTCACAGCAAAGAATCTTGCAAAATATCTATGCTAATGTGAAAGAAGAGAAACGTCAGACACGTGTTCGCAGATTCTTGCGCTATGCGGCGATGTTCGTTTTGATGTTGTCATTGGTAGGTGGCAGTTATTGGTGGATAAACTCATTGGCTCCTTCGGCTCCGGTTTATACTTATGTAAGTGTTAAGGCGGGTAGTAAACGTACGATAACCTTGCCTGATGGTACGCGAGTAACCCTCAACGGAAATAGCCAATTATGTTATAATGTAGTACCTCAAAAACATCGTGAAGTGGTGTTGACAAAAGGTGAAGCTTTTTTTGATGTAACGAAAGATGCCTCTTGCCCATTTCGTGTAAAGGTAAACGATATGCAAATTGAAGTCTTGGGTACCGAGTTCAATGTACGCTATCACGAAGATGCCATTGAGACAGCCTTGTTCTCTGGTGCCGTTCGACTTACATCAGAGGCGCTGAAAGAAGATTATCGTCTTTATCCAGGAAAGAAATCAATCTATAAGCTTGCTTCGCATCAGCTTAAAATCTGTGACAATGATGCGACAACTGATGCACGTTGGAAAGAAGGCTATCTGGCATTTAATAGTAAGGCGTTGGCTGAGGTGTTACATGAAATTGAGGATTGGTATGGCGTACGCATTCAGCTTCGTAATAAGAAGTTAGCTAACGACCTCCTCACGGGTACCTTCTATAATGAATCATTGGAAAGTGTACTTAGTTCGTTGAAGATGCAGTATAAATTTAATTATCATACAGATAATGGAACAATAATCATAGAATAA